In Oryza brachyantha chromosome 1, ObraRS2, whole genome shotgun sequence, the following are encoded in one genomic region:
- the LOC102715632 gene encoding uncharacterized protein LOC102715632 isoform X3: MFSLFTAIFYWIGHPRNPPRYSDYSPLVFYHNPEGDVFWSFGHFANSLPSKMASTSPSLRSAVSFPFPTAAGARRRAHAGSAQPVVSPKLLSSPFRAAPTNAVPRRLLLPAAAGIWDFLSGGAGGAAAASLAVRRGMQLFRQGDVAGSLAEFDRAIELDERQKQYLWQRGLSLYYLDRFKEGAEQFRLDVAANPNDTEESIWCFLCEAQLYGVEEARKRFLEVGLDSRPVMREAYALFKDGGDPEKLSSNFSSSSDGEIFYSSLYTGLYYESQEHSDQ; encoded by the exons atgttttctttgtttaCGGCCATCTTCTATTGGATTGGCCACCCTCGAAACCCACCAAGATACAGCGATTACTCACCACTCGTTTTCTACCATAATCCGGAAGGCGATGTATTCTGGTCATTTGGGCATTTCGCCAATTCGCTTCCCTCCAAAATGGCATCCACTTCCCCGTCTCTCCGTTCCGCGgtctccttccccttccccacGGCTGCcggagcccgccgccgcgcccacgCCGGCTCGGCTCAACCGGTCGTGAGCCCGAAGCTCCTCTCCTCGCCATTTCGTGCGGCACCCACGAACGCGGTGCCTCGGCGGCTTCTCCTGCCGGCGGCTGCCGGCATTTGGGACTTCCTCTCCGGCGGGGCGGGCGGAGCAGCCGCCGCGTCGCTCGCCGTCCGGCGAGGCATGCAACTCTTCAGGCAG GGAGATGTCGCTGGATCACTGGCAGAGTTCGATCGGGCGATTGAGTTGGATGAGCGGCAGAAGCAAT ATCTCTGGCAGAGAGGACTTTCACTCTACTATCTGGACAG GTTTAAAGAAGGTGCAGAGCAGTTCAGGCTGGATGTTGCTGCCAATCCAAATGACACTGAAGAGTCGATATGGTGTTTTCTCTGTGAAGCTCAGCTGTATGGGGTAGAGGAAGCACGGAAGCGCTTCCTGGAG GTTGGTTTAGACTCAAGACCTGTAATGCGCGAAGCTTATGCATTGTTCAAAGATGGTGGGGATCCTGAAAAG TTATCTTCAAACTTTTCTAGTAGTTCGGATGGTGAAATTTTCTATTCATCACTATACACTGGACTTTACTATGAATCTCAG